In Haloarcula sp. H-GB4, a single genomic region encodes these proteins:
- a CDS encoding molybdopterin-dependent oxidoreductase, translating to MSRNDLTDDETNSAGISRRDFVRGLGAASLLGATGLSFADDGMDGLEAVDDPIGNYPYRDWEDLYRDEWDWDSVARSTHSVNCTGSCSWNVYVKDGQVWREEQAGDYPTFDESLPDPNPRGCQKGACYTDYVNADQRVLHPLRRTGERGEGQWERISWDEALTEIADHVIDEVEAGRYDAISGFTPIPAMSPVSFASGSRLVNLLGGVSHSFYDWYSDLPPGQPITWGTQTDNAESADWHNSDYIIAWGSNINVTRIPDAKYFLDAGYEGAKRVGIFTDYSQTAIHTDEWLSPHGGSDTALALGMAQTIVDEGLHDEDHLKEQTDMPLLVREDTGKFLRASEVGLAEDADDPDKVFVMVDADGNLRRAPGSLGERDGQHDHSKSIELDFDPQLSVERSVDTDEGSIAVRSVWENLTDELSQYTPEVVHEETGVGENTYQRIAREFAEADAAKIIHGKGVNDWYHNDLGNRAIQLLVTLTGNLGDPGTGLDHYVGQEKIWSFHGWKVLSFPTGNVRGVPTTLWTYFHAGILDNTDPDTAEKIRESIDKGWMPVYPEERDNGSRPDPSTMFVWRGNYFNQAKGNVALEEQLWPKLDLVVDINFRMDSTAMYSDIVLPAASHYEKYDLSETDMHTYVHPFTPAVEPLGEAKTDWEIFRLLAEKIQERAQERDVEPIEDRKFDRTIDLTTIYDDYVRDWETGEEEGLVEDKAAAEFILEHSEETNPEGSDEQITFDDIDEQPQRFLEAGDHWSSDIKDGEAYVPWQDYVHDKNPWPTFTGRQQYYIDHDWYLELGEELPTHKEGPENTGGDYPLSYNTPHGRWSIHSTWRDDTKMLRLQRGEPVVYINPEDAEERGIEDGDTVEVYNDLGSVEVQAKIYPSSEPGTVRHFFSWEKFQYPDRDNFNTLVPMYMKPTQLVQYPEDTGEHLHFFPNYWGPTGVNSDVRVDIRPSGGDTE from the coding sequence ATGAGTAGAAACGACCTGACCGACGACGAAACGAACAGTGCGGGAATCAGTCGCCGCGACTTTGTGCGCGGCCTCGGTGCCGCGTCGCTACTGGGTGCGACGGGGCTGTCCTTCGCCGACGACGGCATGGACGGCCTCGAAGCGGTCGACGACCCCATCGGGAATTACCCCTACCGGGACTGGGAGGACCTCTACCGCGACGAGTGGGACTGGGACTCCGTCGCCCGCTCGACCCACAGCGTCAACTGCACCGGTTCCTGTTCGTGGAACGTCTACGTCAAGGACGGCCAGGTCTGGCGCGAGGAACAGGCCGGCGACTACCCGACGTTCGACGAGAGCCTCCCGGACCCGAACCCGCGGGGCTGCCAGAAAGGGGCCTGTTACACGGACTACGTCAACGCAGACCAGCGCGTGCTCCACCCTCTGCGTCGCACCGGCGAGCGCGGCGAGGGCCAGTGGGAGCGGATTAGCTGGGACGAAGCGCTCACCGAGATTGCCGACCACGTCATCGACGAGGTGGAGGCGGGCCGGTACGACGCGATTTCGGGGTTCACCCCAATTCCGGCGATGTCACCGGTCTCCTTCGCCAGCGGGAGCCGGCTCGTCAACCTGTTGGGCGGGGTCTCACACAGCTTCTACGACTGGTACTCGGACCTGCCGCCGGGCCAGCCGATTACGTGGGGCACCCAGACGGATAACGCCGAATCCGCCGACTGGCACAACTCGGACTACATCATCGCCTGGGGGTCGAACATCAACGTCACGCGCATCCCCGACGCGAAGTACTTCCTCGACGCCGGCTACGAGGGTGCAAAGCGCGTCGGTATCTTCACTGACTACTCACAGACGGCTATCCACACCGACGAGTGGCTCTCACCCCACGGCGGCAGCGACACCGCACTCGCGCTAGGTATGGCCCAGACAATCGTCGACGAGGGACTGCACGACGAGGATCATCTCAAAGAACAGACCGACATGCCGCTGCTCGTCCGGGAGGACACCGGCAAGTTCCTCCGAGCAAGCGAGGTCGGCCTTGCCGAGGACGCCGACGACCCCGACAAGGTGTTCGTCATGGTTGACGCCGACGGGAACCTCCGTCGTGCGCCCGGCTCGCTGGGCGAGCGGGACGGACAGCACGACCACTCGAAGAGCATCGAACTCGACTTCGACCCGCAGTTATCGGTCGAGCGGAGCGTCGACACCGACGAGGGTAGTATCGCGGTCCGCTCGGTCTGGGAGAACCTCACCGACGAACTCAGCCAGTACACGCCCGAAGTCGTCCACGAGGAAACCGGCGTCGGCGAGAACACCTACCAGCGGATCGCCCGCGAGTTCGCCGAGGCCGACGCCGCCAAAATCATCCACGGCAAGGGCGTCAACGACTGGTACCACAACGACCTGGGCAACCGTGCCATCCAGTTGCTCGTGACGCTGACGGGCAATCTCGGCGACCCCGGCACCGGGCTGGACCACTACGTGGGACAGGAGAAAATCTGGTCGTTCCATGGCTGGAAGGTGCTCTCGTTCCCGACCGGGAACGTCCGCGGCGTGCCGACGACACTGTGGACCTACTTCCACGCGGGCATCCTCGACAACACGGACCCGGACACCGCAGAGAAGATACGCGAGTCCATCGATAAGGGATGGATGCCGGTCTATCCCGAGGAGCGGGACAACGGGAGCCGACCGGACCCGTCAACGATGTTCGTCTGGCGGGGGAACTACTTCAACCAGGCCAAGGGCAACGTCGCACTCGAAGAGCAGCTCTGGCCCAAACTCGACCTCGTCGTCGACATCAACTTCCGGATGGACTCGACGGCGATGTACTCGGACATCGTCCTGCCGGCGGCCAGCCACTACGAGAAATACGACCTCTCGGAGACGGATATGCACACGTACGTGCATCCGTTCACGCCGGCCGTCGAACCGCTCGGCGAGGCCAAGACCGACTGGGAGATATTCCGCTTGCTTGCCGAGAAGATACAGGAACGCGCCCAAGAGCGCGATGTCGAGCCCATCGAGGACCGGAAGTTCGACCGGACCATTGACCTCACGACCATCTACGACGACTACGTTCGGGACTGGGAGACCGGTGAGGAAGAAGGGCTCGTTGAGGACAAAGCCGCGGCGGAGTTCATCCTCGAACACTCGGAGGAGACGAATCCCGAGGGCAGCGACGAGCAGATAACCTTCGACGACATCGACGAGCAACCACAGCGGTTCCTCGAAGCTGGCGACCACTGGAGTTCCGACATCAAAGACGGCGAGGCGTACGTTCCGTGGCAAGACTACGTCCACGACAAGAACCCCTGGCCGACCTTCACCGGCCGGCAGCAGTACTACATCGACCACGACTGGTACCTCGAACTCGGCGAGGAGCTGCCGACCCACAAGGAAGGGCCCGAGAACACCGGCGGTGACTACCCGCTGTCGTACAACACGCCCCACGGTCGCTGGTCCATCCACTCGACGTGGCGTGACGACACCAAGATGCTCAGGCTCCAGCGTGGCGAGCCCGTGGTGTATATCAACCCCGAGGACGCCGAGGAGCGGGGCATCGAGGACGGGGACACCGTGGAGGTGTACAACGACCTCGGGAGCGTCGAGGTGCAGGCGAAGATCTACCCCTCCAGCGAACCGGGGACGGTCCGGCACTTCTTCTCCTGGGAGAAGTTCCAGTACCCCGACCGGGACAACTTCAACACGCTCGTCCCGATGTACATGAAACCGACCCAGCTGGTCCAGTATCCGGAAGACACCGGGGAACACCTGCACTTCTTCCCGAACTACTGGGGGCCGACCGGGGTCAACAGCGACGTTCGTGTCGATATCCGACCGAGCGGAGGTGACACCGAATGA
- a CDS encoding molecular chaperone TorD family protein yields the protein MATTPTDPMDDLDEDAAARGAVYATLAKAFEYPEESFHSAAADGTLEADLRACLDQSGLDVATPALTTDDDYETLAARYNDIFELGYSEYTDRTDGSLEAEGPPVPLYESKYRPDHSWNDVNLDLSRAYSHYGLEIDQDQRDNHDALTYELEFAGYLARREAAVGEDAAIARLDFHDRHLGHAATGVADRLADEPGTDIYGGFGELLEAFVRADRNDLATRLEEQR from the coding sequence ATGGCAACCACGCCAACCGACCCGATGGACGACCTCGACGAGGACGCCGCCGCCCGCGGTGCAGTGTACGCGACGCTCGCGAAAGCGTTCGAGTACCCCGAGGAATCGTTCCATAGCGCGGCAGCCGACGGGACGCTGGAAGCTGACCTGAGAGCGTGTCTCGACCAGTCAGGCCTTGATGTGGCCACCCCGGCGCTGACCACTGACGACGACTACGAGACGCTCGCGGCCCGCTACAACGACATCTTCGAACTCGGCTACAGCGAGTACACGGACCGGACAGACGGCTCGCTAGAGGCGGAGGGGCCGCCGGTCCCGCTGTACGAGTCCAAATACCGGCCGGACCATTCCTGGAACGACGTGAACCTTGACCTCTCGCGGGCCTACAGCCACTACGGCCTGGAGATCGACCAGGACCAGCGGGACAACCACGACGCGCTGACCTACGAGCTGGAGTTCGCGGGCTACCTGGCCCGCCGTGAAGCCGCCGTCGGCGAGGACGCCGCGATCGCTCGGCTGGACTTCCACGATCGACACCTCGGCCACGCGGCTACGGGTGTGGCCGACCGACTGGCCGACGAACCGGGAACCGACATCTACGGCGGCTTCGGCGAACTGCTTGAGGCGTTCGTCCGAGCTGACCGCAACGACCTCGCAACACGGTTGGAGGAGCAGCGATGA
- a CDS encoding P-loop NTPase, whose product MTDGTPTTLTDRIEAALRDVRDPNADLSVFDAGFVENIDAADGEVTIEADLTALDGQTSTQVVQAMLHAVDDVDGVESVHVERTTPTSDDHAGVASFDHIVAVASAKGGVGKSTVATHLACALAADNDVALFDADIHGPNVPELLEVSGPVHSSEEGDPLPVRTGPMDVMSVGLMESGAPLAWRGAMAHDALDDLFENTAWRNDELLVLDLPPGTGDVVLTTLQEVPVDGVVVVTTPFHASVSDTSRTVELFRDNDVPVLGTVVNMAEYVCDCCGEPNDLFTGDALGDLDAEVLAELPFSHDLQGTPAPGDVPDTVSDLGDAVESALDTAGEVRVDPTADIRDLPPQERKDRVRERFIALDSGEPFVLVSDRDPTPVGQFLGQLAEAPREAFDPFEVRRETPEAWVLETIKP is encoded by the coding sequence ATGACTGACGGAACGCCCACCACACTGACCGACCGTATCGAAGCCGCACTGCGAGACGTGCGCGACCCGAACGCCGACCTCTCCGTGTTCGACGCAGGGTTCGTCGAGAACATCGACGCGGCCGATGGCGAGGTAACAATCGAAGCCGACCTGACCGCACTGGACGGCCAGACGAGCACGCAGGTCGTTCAGGCGATGCTCCACGCGGTCGACGACGTGGACGGCGTCGAGAGCGTCCACGTCGAGCGGACGACACCGACGAGCGATGACCACGCCGGTGTCGCGTCGTTCGACCACATCGTGGCCGTCGCCAGCGCGAAAGGCGGCGTTGGCAAGTCGACAGTCGCCACTCACCTGGCCTGTGCACTGGCCGCGGACAACGACGTGGCGCTGTTCGACGCCGACATCCACGGGCCAAACGTGCCCGAACTGCTGGAGGTGAGCGGGCCGGTCCACTCCAGCGAAGAGGGCGACCCGCTCCCGGTCCGGACCGGCCCGATGGACGTGATGAGCGTCGGCCTGATGGAGAGCGGCGCGCCGCTGGCCTGGCGCGGCGCGATGGCCCACGACGCGCTCGATGACTTATTCGAGAACACCGCCTGGCGTAACGACGAACTACTGGTGCTCGACCTGCCGCCAGGGACGGGTGACGTGGTACTGACGACGCTGCAGGAGGTCCCCGTCGACGGCGTGGTCGTCGTCACGACGCCGTTTCACGCGAGCGTCAGCGACACCAGCCGAACCGTCGAACTGTTCCGTGACAACGACGTTCCGGTCCTGGGAACCGTCGTCAACATGGCCGAGTACGTCTGTGACTGCTGTGGCGAACCGAACGACCTGTTCACCGGCGACGCGCTGGGGGACCTCGATGCGGAAGTGCTGGCCGAACTCCCGTTCTCACACGACCTGCAGGGAACACCAGCACCCGGCGACGTGCCAGATACTGTCAGCGACCTCGGGGACGCCGTCGAGTCCGCCCTCGACACCGCCGGCGAGGTACGTGTCGACCCAACCGCTGATATCCGGGACTTGCCGCCACAGGAGCGCAAAGATCGGGTTCGCGAACGGTTCATCGCGCTGGACAGCGGCGAGCCGTTTGTCCTCGTCAGCGACCGCGATCCGACGCCGGTCGGACAATTCCTAGGCCAGCTCGCGGAAGCCCCACGCGAGGCCTTCGACCCGTTCGAGGTCCGCCGGGAAACGCCCGAGGCCTGGGTGCTGGAGACAATCAAGCCGTAG
- a CDS encoding ethylbenzene dehydrogenase-related protein — protein MADHRRTLTLTAVLSALIVVSTMAAPMVSARPAHEIPVSEVSTADLAEPNAGGWAEVPASDVPLASAPSSVPNADDTSVETVDVQAARTDERLYVRLEWHDATRDRNASATREFADAVAVQFPANTSSRPPIAMGGPDNRVNVWYWSGSTGTQELLAGGAGSTTPFENPTVRTNASYTGTGGNATWAVVYSRQLDAPSENRTDLRTDGDLDVAFAVWNGSNGERSGQKAVSEWHYYPFSGGPKGPPYETLLWTLAGIAIVGVVGVTSFGIYRTRGAE, from the coding sequence ATGGCTGACCACCGACGCACACTCACACTCACGGCGGTGCTTTCGGCGCTCATCGTTGTTTCGACGATGGCCGCACCGATGGTGAGCGCCCGGCCAGCACACGAAATCCCGGTTTCGGAGGTATCGACGGCCGACCTCGCCGAACCGAACGCCGGCGGCTGGGCGGAGGTCCCGGCCTCGGACGTGCCGCTTGCGAGCGCCCCGAGTAGCGTCCCGAACGCCGACGACACGTCTGTTGAGACGGTCGACGTGCAAGCGGCTCGCACGGACGAGCGGCTGTACGTCCGGCTGGAGTGGCACGACGCGACACGGGACAGGAACGCCAGCGCCACACGGGAGTTCGCCGACGCGGTCGCGGTCCAGTTCCCGGCGAACACGAGTTCCCGGCCGCCGATAGCGATGGGCGGCCCGGATAACCGGGTCAACGTCTGGTATTGGAGCGGATCAACCGGGACGCAGGAACTGCTGGCCGGCGGCGCAGGCTCAACCACGCCGTTCGAAAACCCGACCGTCCGGACGAACGCGAGTTACACCGGCACTGGCGGAAACGCCACCTGGGCGGTGGTCTACTCGCGCCAACTTGACGCACCAAGCGAGAACCGGACCGACCTGCGGACCGACGGCGACCTCGACGTGGCCTTCGCCGTCTGGAACGGCTCCAACGGCGAGCGGTCGGGACAGAAGGCGGTCAGCGAGTGGCACTACTACCCGTTCAGCGGCGGCCCGAAAGGTCCGCCCTACGAGACGCTGCTGTGGACCCTCGCCGGCATCGCTATCGTCGGCGTCGTCGGCGTCACCAGCTTTGGTATCTACCGCACGCGGGGGGCTGAGTAA
- a CDS encoding cytochrome bc complex cytochrome b subunit: MSRAEAVYDWFDTRLDLENGQRFLGKAFPAEDSFLLGEVALFCFLLLILSGVFLGFFFEPSTSDVEYDGSVQKFQGQDMPEAFVSVLHITYDVPFGMFIRRLHHWAAHLFVASIGLHMLRVFFTGAYRNPREPNWIVGTGLAALSMGAAYTGYALPFDEFAATATGIGYNLTISIPLLGDFLGQVVFGGEFPSSATIPRLYFLHILVIPAAIAVGLAVHMAILIRQKHTEAPRDGDVTTGRQSVDEENDDIIIGLPAFPNQAAVSAVVFFVTAATLSALAGLLPVHNVAEYGPNNPASTPELIMPDWFLMWVYGFLKLLPQISFSIGPAHINGEFIGGIVLPGLVFAAVAVWPFIDRTGPVHFTADPLDRAWQTGVGVAAVAFIMIASIAGMNNILADQVLGTTTNVVNPILTAALLIVPPIFGGITYLLLRDGEPTPSQEGDVAADGGSAAAKTERTDSEGDG; encoded by the coding sequence ATGTCCCGCGCCGAAGCCGTCTACGACTGGTTCGACACGCGTCTCGACCTAGAGAACGGCCAGAGGTTCCTCGGCAAGGCGTTCCCGGCAGAGGACTCGTTCCTGCTGGGCGAGGTGGCGCTGTTCTGTTTCCTCCTCCTGATCCTGTCGGGGGTCTTCCTCGGGTTCTTCTTCGAACCCTCGACCTCCGACGTAGAGTACGACGGCAGCGTCCAGAAGTTCCAGGGCCAGGATATGCCCGAAGCGTTCGTCTCGGTGCTGCACATCACCTACGACGTGCCCTTCGGGATGTTCATTCGCCGGCTCCACCACTGGGCGGCCCACCTCTTTGTCGCCTCAATAGGGTTGCACATGTTACGGGTGTTTTTCACCGGCGCATACCGCAACCCGCGGGAGCCGAACTGGATCGTCGGCACTGGCCTGGCGGCCCTCTCGATGGGCGCGGCCTACACCGGCTACGCGTTACCGTTCGACGAGTTCGCTGCCACAGCGACGGGCATCGGCTACAACCTCACGATATCCATCCCCCTGTTAGGTGATTTCCTCGGCCAAGTGGTGTTCGGGGGTGAGTTCCCGTCTAGTGCCACTATCCCACGGCTGTACTTCCTGCACATCCTCGTGATACCAGCGGCCATCGCCGTGGGCTTGGCCGTCCACATGGCCATCCTCATCCGGCAGAAACACACCGAGGCCCCGCGGGACGGGGACGTAACGACCGGCCGCCAGTCCGTCGACGAAGAGAACGACGACATCATCATCGGCCTGCCGGCGTTCCCGAATCAAGCCGCCGTCTCCGCGGTGGTGTTCTTCGTCACGGCGGCGACACTATCGGCGCTTGCGGGCCTGCTGCCGGTCCACAACGTCGCCGAATACGGCCCGAACAACCCCGCGTCCACGCCGGAACTCATCATGCCAGACTGGTTCCTGATGTGGGTGTACGGCTTCCTGAAGCTCCTGCCACAGATCAGCTTCAGCATCGGCCCGGCTCACATCAACGGGGAGTTCATCGGCGGCATCGTCCTCCCGGGGCTGGTGTTTGCCGCAGTCGCCGTCTGGCCGTTCATCGACCGGACCGGGCCGGTCCACTTCACCGCAGACCCACTGGATCGGGCCTGGCAGACCGGTGTGGGCGTGGCCGCCGTCGCGTTCATCATGATTGCCTCCATCGCGGGGATGAACAACATCCTCGCGGACCAAGTGCTTGGGACGACGACGAACGTGGTCAACCCCATCCTGACGGCCGCGTTGCTCATCGTCCCACCCATCTTCGGCGGCATCACGTACCTCCTGTTGCGCGACGGCGAGCCCACGCCGTCACAGGAGGGCGACGTGGCCGCCGACGGCGGCTCGGCCGCTGCTAAAACGGAGCGAACCGATTCGGAGGGAGACGGATGA
- a CDS encoding 4Fe-4S dicluster domain-containing protein — protein MSTDQQDEQGEEDTLVNVADGVDHQVAMVMDLNKCIGCQTCTIACKNLWTEDGGSEYMYWNNVETKPGEGYPRGWEDSGGGWESGEHSDRSPGEIPDEEDYGRAWEFNHEEIMYEGSDEPLRPRDGAEWGPNWDEDQGAGEYPNSYYFYLPRICNHCTHPSCVEACPRSALYKRQEDGIVLVDQDRCRGYRYCVEGCPYKKVYYNTVSKKSEKCIFCYPRIEGEGPEGETFAPACAEECPPQLRLVGFLDDEEGPIHKLVNEYEVALPLHPEFRTQPNVYYIPPFAPGQHTEDGETVDIDRIPRQYLRNLFGDGVDEALDTIDAHRQRVRQGGDSELMELLQDKNPAKQYRLEVFDDE, from the coding sequence ATGAGTACCGACCAACAGGACGAACAGGGCGAGGAGGACACGCTGGTCAACGTCGCCGACGGCGTCGACCACCAGGTCGCGATGGTGATGGACCTGAACAAGTGCATCGGCTGCCAGACGTGTACAATCGCCTGCAAGAACCTCTGGACGGAGGACGGCGGCAGCGAGTACATGTACTGGAACAATGTCGAAACCAAGCCCGGCGAGGGCTACCCCCGCGGCTGGGAGGACTCCGGCGGTGGCTGGGAATCGGGCGAGCACTCGGACCGCTCGCCCGGCGAGATTCCCGACGAGGAGGACTACGGCCGCGCCTGGGAGTTCAACCACGAGGAAATCATGTACGAGGGCAGTGACGAGCCGTTGCGGCCCCGCGACGGCGCGGAGTGGGGGCCGAACTGGGACGAGGACCAGGGAGCCGGCGAGTACCCCAACAGCTACTACTTCTACCTTCCGCGCATCTGCAACCACTGTACCCACCCCTCCTGTGTCGAGGCCTGCCCGCGCTCGGCGCTGTACAAGCGCCAGGAGGACGGCATCGTCCTCGTCGATCAGGACCGCTGCCGGGGCTACCGGTACTGCGTCGAGGGGTGTCCGTACAAGAAGGTGTACTACAACACCGTCTCGAAGAAATCAGAGAAGTGCATCTTCTGTTACCCCCGCATCGAAGGTGAGGGCCCTGAGGGGGAGACGTTCGCCCCGGCCTGTGCCGAGGAGTGTCCGCCACAGCTCCGGCTAGTCGGCTTCCTCGACGACGAAGAGGGCCCGATCCACAAGCTCGTCAATGAGTACGAAGTGGCCCTGCCGCTCCATCCGGAGTTCCGCACCCAGCCCAACGTCTACTACATCCCACCCTTCGCGCCCGGTCAGCACACGGAGGACGGAGAGACGGTCGATATCGACCGGATTCCCCGCCAGTACCTCCGGAACCTGTTCGGCGACGGCGTCGACGAAGCGCTCGACACTATCGACGCCCACCGGCAGCGCGTTCGTCAGGGTGGTGACAGCGAACTGATGGAACTGCTACAGGACAAAAACCCGGCCAAACAGTACCGATTGGAGGTCTTCGACGATGAGTAG
- a CDS encoding HEAT repeat domain-containing protein: MTGCHDDDEFEKHLEEDPDPQLDPERSPGLHTDIEALEDIEVSREDVTIGEATPEELAASDTEPVEDDAVASLLSDIEHGEKTDRRRAALELKDRATTDEIVAALARAATTDDDSDVRQFAVEALTAHGGERAAAVAVELLDDPDPWVRAEAVVTLDNVDREAHEDDIAAAIDDDHHAVRRNAAISLFKLRGEAMADLLLEQSRDDSERVREWAAHMLGGVDEDRARERLRELADDPATVVRQTAERSLEADPGRFRRQFGGALENDARLLPGEDRLNRMPDL, translated from the coding sequence ATGACGGGCTGTCACGACGACGATGAGTTCGAGAAGCACCTCGAAGAGGACCCGGACCCGCAACTGGACCCAGAGCGCAGTCCGGGTCTACATACCGACATCGAAGCGCTGGAAGACATCGAGGTGTCCCGCGAGGACGTGACAATCGGCGAGGCCACGCCGGAGGAACTGGCCGCCAGCGACACGGAACCGGTCGAGGACGACGCGGTGGCGTCGCTGCTCTCGGACATCGAACACGGCGAGAAGACCGACCGCCGACGCGCCGCCCTCGAACTCAAAGACCGGGCGACGACGGATGAAATCGTGGCGGCGCTAGCCCGTGCTGCAACGACCGACGACGACAGCGACGTGCGGCAGTTCGCCGTCGAGGCACTGACGGCCCACGGCGGCGAGCGGGCCGCAGCGGTGGCGGTGGAACTGCTTGACGACCCCGACCCGTGGGTCAGGGCGGAAGCCGTCGTCACGCTCGACAATGTCGACCGCGAGGCCCACGAGGACGACATCGCGGCCGCTATCGACGACGACCACCACGCAGTCCGGCGCAACGCGGCCATCTCGCTGTTCAAACTCCGCGGCGAGGCGATGGCCGACCTGTTGCTGGAGCAGAGCCGCGACGACAGCGAGCGGGTCCGCGAGTGGGCCGCCCACATGCTCGGCGGCGTCGACGAGGACCGCGCCCGCGAGCGACTGCGCGAACTCGCTGACGACCCGGCCACGGTAGTCCGCCAGACCGCCGAGCGGTCACTCGAAGCGGACCCCGGACGGTTCCGAAGGCAGTTCGGCGGCGCGCTGGAGAACGACGCACGGCTCTTGCCCGGCGAAGACAGACTCAATCGGATGCCCGACCTCTGA
- a CDS encoding phosphate ABC transporter permease yields MTAALQQRVRPLLAGGSHSLANISVGVAAVAVAARYFAVLFVNAPGYAGVPVSPGLATGVSTTVVAAAAVVVAVTDADPLTGIGLLFVGVFGLLSLLSSAAALPAAAAIVLGTATVAAVAGRRLVPVSAAAVALLVAALSIGLASGVGGLTGLRPVASTVALLGIASTPAFAATDWRSLSTADWGAVLGGLAAFAVVLSVGRAVPFVTGAVTLTGTGVVGTSLPVVALAAAGAVTTASAASRTRQWPLLAGVALVAFAGVPASLPRALPFALGIAVLTAQEGAQ; encoded by the coding sequence ATGACTGCGGCGCTACAGCAGCGGGTCAGACCGCTACTGGCCGGCGGAAGCCACTCGCTGGCGAACATATCGGTCGGCGTTGCGGCCGTCGCGGTTGCCGCCCGGTACTTCGCCGTGCTGTTCGTCAACGCGCCGGGATACGCGGGTGTCCCGGTCTCACCCGGGCTGGCGACAGGCGTGTCCACGACCGTCGTCGCCGCCGCAGCAGTTGTCGTCGCCGTCACTGACGCCGATCCGCTCACCGGCATCGGCCTGCTGTTCGTCGGCGTGTTCGGCCTGCTGTCGCTACTCAGTAGTGCAGCGGCGCTCCCGGCGGCCGCCGCAATCGTCCTCGGGACGGCGACTGTCGCCGCCGTCGCGGGCCGACGGCTGGTTCCTGTCTCGGCCGCCGCTGTCGCCCTGCTCGTCGCGGCGCTGAGCATCGGGCTGGCAAGCGGCGTCGGCGGCTTGACGGGCCTCCGGCCGGTCGCCTCGACCGTGGCGCTGCTCGGGATCGCGTCGACGCCGGCGTTCGCCGCGACGGACTGGCGCTCGCTGTCGACGGCGGACTGGGGCGCGGTACTCGGCGGCCTCGCCGCCTTCGCCGTCGTCCTGAGCGTCGGTCGCGCTGTCCCGTTCGTCACTGGCGCGGTCACGCTCACGGGAACCGGCGTTGTCGGGACGAGCCTGCCGGTCGTCGCACTGGCCGCTGCTGGTGCGGTGACGACGGCCAGCGCGGCCAGCCGAACGCGGCAATGGCCGCTGCTCGCCGGCGTTGCGCTGGTCGCGTTCGCCGGCGTTCCGGCATCGCTGCCGCGGGCGCTCCCGTTCGCACTCGGTATCGCCGTGCTCACTGCACAGGAGGGAGCGCAATGA
- a CDS encoding trimeric intracellular cation channel family protein: MTDAFAVMNAIGLIGFAFVGAAKAIEKRYDVFGVTVVGVMTALGGGTTRDLLLNRVPNSLQSPGEVALSLLGVTAAVLFVHFLDDGHQHPVVLTADAIGLAAFSTTGALLGQQAGLPVFAVVALATVNAAGGGAISDLLLGRTPFILREDFYASCAVIGGLTFWALAQIGVSVSVASAGCALAVLLARGLGIGRGWSLPTVQAWERRDAQ; the protein is encoded by the coding sequence GTGACCGACGCGTTTGCCGTGATGAACGCTATCGGACTGATCGGGTTCGCGTTCGTCGGCGCGGCAAAGGCGATCGAAAAACGCTACGACGTGTTCGGCGTCACGGTTGTCGGCGTGATGACGGCACTGGGGGGCGGGACGACGCGGGACTTGCTGTTGAACAGGGTTCCGAACTCCCTGCAGTCACCCGGCGAAGTCGCCCTGTCGCTGCTTGGTGTCACCGCCGCTGTGCTGTTCGTGCATTTCCTCGACGACGGCCACCAGCACCCCGTCGTCCTGACGGCCGACGCCATCGGGTTGGCGGCCTTCTCGACTACTGGAGCACTGCTGGGTCAGCAGGCCGGCCTCCCGGTGTTCGCCGTCGTCGCGCTGGCGACAGTCAACGCGGCGGGCGGCGGCGCGATCTCGGACCTGCTGTTGGGCCGGACGCCCTTTATCCTCCGCGAGGACTTCTACGCGTCATGTGCGGTTATCGGCGGCCTCACCTTCTGGGCGCTGGCACAGATTGGCGTCAGCGTCAGCGTGGCATCGGCCGGGTGCGCACTCGCGGTGCTTTTGGCCCGGGGGCTGGGCATCGGCCGCGGGTGGTCGCTCCCGACGGTACAGGCATGGGAGCGACGCGACGCACAGTAG